DNA from Lentibacillus amyloliquefaciens:
TCTGGATAAAGTTGATTTTGAAACACCTGTTTTTTCCGCTAATTTTCCTAAAGTCATCTTCTTTTCTTTTCTCAACTGCTCAATTAATTGTATAACCTCTTTTGAGTTTCTCACTTTGTCTACCTCCGTCCTTTTCTATAGTATATTTTATAACATTGTTCCCGTAAAGAAATTTATCAAGTATATTTTTAGAATATTTGTTGACAATTGGCAATAATCGTTTTATTATTGATGCATAATTTAATTGGAGGGTAACAGATTGCCTTTTAATTTACTTCTTTTAAAAGATGAGAGAACGTCACAAAATATTTCGCAAAAAGAAATGGCTAATTATCTAGGGATGGACCACGCTTCTTATTCCAAAAGGGAAAATGGAAAAGTGTTTATTACTGTTGAAGAGTTTATGAAAATATTAGAGGTGTTGGATATTCCGGAAAAAGAATCATTATTTTTTTGGGAATAAAATTGCTGATTGGAGACAACCGATACCTGATAAAACAGGTAAAATGTAATTACTTAGTTAGCATGTAAACAGATTTAATGGTAATAAAACAACACTATTTTTTTAACTTTTTTGTTGCCAATCGGGAACAACTATAAACGATCAAGGAGGCAAAGAATGATTGAAGTGCAAATTGATAAACAGGCTTTAGACCAAAAGTACAGAGAGGAAATTGAGAAACATTTAAGAGATTTGGATAAGCAATTGGTCTATTGGGATACAAAAGAATTAAAAAGAAGGACGTGCATGAGTTGGAATACCATTCAAGACACTTTTTTTCATGAAG
Protein-coding regions in this window:
- a CDS encoding helix-turn-helix domain-containing protein yields the protein MPFNLLLLKDERTSQNISQKEMANYLGMDHASYSKRENGKVFITVEEFMKILEVLDIPEKESLFFWE
- a CDS encoding group-specific protein; the protein is MIEVQIDKQALDQKYREEIEKHLRDLDKQLVYWDTKELKRRTCMSWNTIQDTFFHEEGFPKVKIGGKWYFPAEETTQFLNDWLYRKRKKNYYQFQRKNA